In a single window of the Neodiprion virginianus isolate iyNeoVirg1 chromosome 1, iyNeoVirg1.1, whole genome shotgun sequence genome:
- the LOC124309518 gene encoding enoyl-CoA hydratase domain-containing protein 3, mitochondrial — translation MLRQFAEMLGQLRQQVEFGSRVGRSITRTFSTNNRLLGPERYVETTQSDDGVRTITLCHSQSRNSLSLHTMKILIDDVTKEQDSLSLRSIVIRATPGKVFSAGHNLKELTTNDGVQHHKEVFATAGNLMKALMQSPVPVIAAVDGLAAAAGCQLVAACDMAVCTENSSFSTPGANFGIFCSTPGVFLARNVPRKVAAHMLFTGIPISAQEALRAGLVSKVVTDASKLDEEITTITSAINAKSRSVVRLGKRFLYEQLEVDTLTASSMASEMMVGNLRLKDGQEGVQGFREKRKPVWTHDYETNH, via the exons ATGTTGAGACAGTTTGCTGAAATGTTAGGGCAGCTGAGACAGCAGGTGGAATTCGGATCGAGG GTGGGACGATCTATTACAAGGACATTTTCCACAAACAACAGACTTCTCGGTCCAGAGAGATACGTGGAAACTACGCAAAGCGATGACGGCGTACGAACGATTACACTCTGTCACTCACAATCTAGAAATTCACTCTCGCTGCATACCATGAAAATTCTCATCGACGATGTGACCAAAGAACAGGACAGTCTGTCTCTTAGATCTATCGTCATACGCGCTACTCCCGGCAAAGTTTTCTCAGCCGGTCATAATCTCAAGGAATTG ACAACAAACGATGGTGTGCAACACCACAAGGAGGTCTTTGCTACAGCCGGGAATCTTATGAAAGCACTGATGCAAAGTCCGGTACCCGTGATAGCAGCAGTAGATGGATTAGCCGCCGCAGCCGGCTGTCAATTGGTCGCTGCGTGTGACATGGCAGTATGCACGGAAAATAGCAGCTTCTCTACACCTGG GGCGAACTTTGGAATATTTTGCTCCACACCCGGAGTATTCTTGGCCCGAAATGTTCCGAGGAAAGTTGCGGCACACATGCTTTTCACCGGGATACCAATTTCCGCTCAGGAAGCACTCAGAGCTGGCCTAGTTAGCAAAGTAGTAACCGATGCCAGTAAACTCG aTGAAGAAATCACAACGATTACCAGCGCTATCAACGCGAAAAGTCGCTCGGTAGTACGTCTAGGGAAAAGATTTCTTTACGAGCAACTGGAGGTCGACACTTTGACGGCTAGTTCTATGGCGAGTGAAATGATGGTTGGGAATCTGAGGCTAAAGGACGGACAAGAGGGTGTCCAAGGTTTCCGGGAAAAACGGAAACCAGTTTGGACACATGACTACGAAACGAAtcactga